In Bacteroidales bacterium, a single genomic region encodes these proteins:
- the rnr gene encoding ribonuclease R, translating into MGKKGRGNQKASVSKETLTAQVLAALSKNPDLGFNYKQIAKRINVTDTPAKQMVSDILKELTKQGSVQELYHGKYRLKQTRGYITGTVDMTRMGYGFISTEDLDDDVFVTAKNLKTALHGDKVKVWLYAKRKGARPEGEVVEIIERWKTTFVGTVEIMPNFAFLIPDNKNMPFDLFIPTAKLNGALQGQKAVAKVTDWDPKSKNPVAEIINVLGYPGLHETEMHAILAEFELPYHFTEEVEDDAEKISEVITEKDIKERRDFRQIPTFTIDPADAKDFDDALSLRKLDNGNWEVGVHIADVTHYVKIGSLVEEEAKQRATSIYLVDRVVAMLPERLSNNICSLKPNEDKLTYSAVFELNDKSEVIEEWFGRTIINSDKRFSYGEAQQVIDTGEGDMKEDVLVLHRLAQQLRKKRFDSGAFAFEKIEVRFDLDEAGKPLGIKFREMGTANQLIEEFMLLANKRVAEYVGKKLKGKTFVYRIHDKPNPEKISNFSHFITRFGYKLIEDDKTSLPKAMNKLLHSVAGKKEQNIIETLALRSMAKAIYSTDNIGHYGLSFKHYTHFTSPIRRYPDMMVHRLLTAYLADEHPNATDKYQKMCDHSSKMERLAAEAERASVKYKQVEYMSDKTGKVFEGVISGVTEWGIYVEIIENQCEGMIHIRELADDFYEYDEENYCIKGRSTGKVYTLGDRVNIVVVKADLQKKQLDYRLV; encoded by the coding sequence TTTCAAAGGAAACATTAACAGCACAGGTACTTGCAGCATTGTCTAAAAATCCCGACCTGGGATTCAACTATAAACAGATCGCCAAGCGGATTAACGTAACGGATACTCCTGCCAAGCAGATGGTATCGGATATACTGAAAGAGCTTACAAAACAGGGAAGCGTTCAGGAGCTCTATCATGGAAAATACAGGTTGAAACAGACCAGGGGTTATATAACAGGTACTGTTGATATGACCCGTATGGGCTATGGCTTTATATCAACAGAAGATCTTGATGATGATGTCTTTGTAACCGCAAAGAATCTGAAAACGGCACTTCATGGCGATAAAGTGAAGGTGTGGCTGTATGCAAAGAGGAAAGGGGCACGTCCGGAAGGAGAAGTTGTCGAGATCATAGAAAGATGGAAAACGACCTTTGTCGGTACAGTGGAGATAATGCCGAATTTTGCTTTCCTCATTCCCGATAACAAGAACATGCCTTTCGACCTGTTCATTCCGACAGCTAAGCTGAACGGAGCGCTTCAGGGACAAAAGGCTGTGGCAAAAGTGACTGACTGGGATCCTAAATCGAAGAATCCTGTTGCCGAGATAATAAATGTTCTCGGTTATCCCGGACTGCACGAAACAGAGATGCATGCCATCCTTGCTGAGTTTGAGCTTCCATATCATTTCACTGAAGAGGTGGAGGACGATGCAGAGAAGATATCTGAGGTGATCACAGAGAAGGATATTAAGGAACGCCGCGATTTCCGACAGATACCAACTTTCACAATCGACCCGGCCGATGCAAAAGACTTTGATGATGCTCTCTCACTCAGGAAGCTCGATAACGGGAACTGGGAGGTAGGAGTTCATATTGCTGACGTTACTCACTATGTTAAAATAGGATCACTGGTAGAAGAGGAAGCAAAACAGAGAGCAACTTCAATATATCTTGTCGACAGGGTGGTGGCGATGCTTCCCGAAAGACTTTCGAATAATATATGTTCTCTTAAACCCAATGAGGACAAGCTTACTTATTCAGCTGTTTTTGAACTGAACGATAAATCGGAGGTTATTGAGGAGTGGTTCGGGAGAACAATTATAAATTCCGACAAACGATTCTCATACGGAGAGGCCCAGCAGGTAATTGATACCGGCGAGGGTGACATGAAGGAAGATGTTCTGGTTCTTCACAGGCTGGCTCAGCAGCTGCGTAAAAAGCGATTTGATTCCGGTGCATTTGCTTTTGAGAAGATAGAAGTACGGTTCGATCTCGATGAGGCAGGAAAACCGCTCGGAATCAAATTCCGCGAGATGGGGACCGCCAACCAGCTTATTGAGGAATTCATGCTTCTGGCAAATAAACGAGTAGCGGAGTATGTAGGGAAAAAGCTGAAAGGCAAGACCTTCGTTTACCGTATTCACGATAAACCCAACCCGGAAAAGATCAGCAACTTCAGTCATTTTATTACCCGTTTCGGGTATAAACTGATTGAAGATGACAAGACCTCACTTCCCAAGGCAATGAATAAACTGTTGCATTCTGTAGCCGGTAAAAAGGAGCAGAATATAATTGAAACTCTTGCTCTCAGGTCGATGGCAAAAGCAATCTATTCGACAGATAATATTGGTCACTACGGCTTGTCATTTAAACACTATACACATTTTACGTCACCTATCCGCCGCTATCCTGATATGATGGTACACCGTCTTCTCACAGCTTACCTGGCCGATGAGCATCCGAATGCCACAGATAAATACCAGAAGATGTGCGACCACTCTTCAAAGATGGAAAGACTTGCAGCTGAGGCAGAAAGAGCATCTGTGAAATACAAACAGGTGGAGTACATGAGCGATAAGACAGGGAAAGTGTTCGAAGGAGTTATTTCCGGGGTTACCGAATGGGGGATCTATGTTGAGATTATTGAGAATCAGTGCGAAGGAATGATCCACATCAGGGAACTGGCAGATGATTTCTATGAATATGATGAGGAGAACTACTGCATAAAAGGACGTTCAACAGGTAAAGTCTATACTCTTGGCGACAGGGTTAATATTGTTGTTGTGAAGGCTGACTTGCAGAAGAAGCAGCTGGATTACAGATTGGTGTAA